A single window of Zea mays cultivar B73 chromosome 10, Zm-B73-REFERENCE-NAM-5.0, whole genome shotgun sequence DNA harbors:
- the LOC103641700 gene encoding transmembrane emp24 domain-containing protein bai-like, which produces MEVMVRECGINSFRFFMTYKGLLMVTDDLLLQGLRNASRLVPLVWFMQRMVMLLPRDNNREADMRTVSERTNSRVAWFSILSLGVCVAISVLQLWHLQGFFRKKKLI; this is translated from the exons ATGGAAGTCATGGTTAGGGAATGTG GGATAAATTCTTTCAGGTTTTTCATGACATATAAAGGCCTGTTGATGGTCACCGATGACCTCCTCCTGCAAGGCCTAAGAAATGCAAGTCGCTTAGTGCCTTTGGTATGGTTCATGCAGAGGATGGTGATGTTGTTGCCGAGGGACAACAACAG GGAAGCTGACATGCGAACAGTGAGCGAGAGAACGAATTCTAGAGTTGCCTGGTTCAGCATCCTGTCATTAGGAGTCTGCGTTGCCATCTCTGTGCTGCAGCTGTGGCACCTTCAAGGGTTCTTCCGGAAGAAGAAGCTCATTTAA
- the LOC103641704 gene encoding zeaxanthin epoxidase, chloroplastic isoform X3, producing the protein MALLSATSPAKAHLSALLSCHDEPQQHQHALPVPHPRCFGGGKARRRARGRCAASMRPPDASVAPASAPAGEARRKKKPRVLVAGGGIGGLVFALAARRKGYDVTVFERDMSAVRGEGQYRGPIQIQSNALAALEAIDMSVAEEVMRVGCVTGDRINGLVDGMSGSWYIKFDTFTPAAERGLPVTRVISRMTLQQILARAVGDDAILNGSHVVDFTDDGSKVTAILEDGRIFEGDLLVGADGIWSKVRKTLFGHSDATYSGYTCYTGIADFVPPDIDTVGYRVFLGHKQYFVSSDVGAGKMQWYAFHKEEAGGTDPENGKKKRLLEIFDGWCDNVIDLVNATDEEAILRRDIYDRPPTINWGKGRVTLLGDSVHAMQPNLGQGGCMAIEDGYQLAVELENAWQESVKTGTPMDIVSSLRRYEKERRVRVAVIHGLARMAAIMATTYRPYLGVGLGPLSFLTKLRIPHPGRVGGRFFIKYGMPAMLSWVLGGNSSKLEGRPLSCRLSDKAHDELYRWFDDDDALEQAMGGEWYLFATSEANNNSLQQPIRLIRDEQRSLSVGSRSDANDSASSLSLPFPQISERHATITCKNKAFYLTDLGSEHGTWITDNEGRRYRVPPNFPVRFHPSDVIEFGSDKKAMFRVKVLNTLPYESARSGKQQGLQQEQVLQAA; encoded by the exons ATGGCGTTGCTCTCCGCCACTTCGCCCGCCAAGGCGCACCTCTCGGCGCTCCTCTCCTGCCACGACGAGCCGCAGCAGCACCAACACGCGCTCCCGGTCCCGCACCCGCGCTGCTTCGGCGGCGGCAAGGCCAGGCGGCGCGCGCGGGGCAGGTGCGCGGCGTCAATGCGGCCGCCCGACGCGTCCGTCGCTCCCGCGTCCGCGCCCGCGGGCGAGGCGCGGCGGAAGAAGAAGCCCCGGGTGCTGGTGGCCGGCGGCGGCATCGGCGGGCTGGTGTTCGCGCTGGCGGCGCGGCGCAAGGGGTACGACGTGACGGTGTTCGAGCGCGACATGAGCGCGGTGCGCGGGGAGGGCCAGTACCGCGGGCCCATCCAGATCCAGAGCAACGCGCTGGCCGCGCTGGAGGCCATCGACATGTCCGTCGCCGAGGAGGTCATGCGCGTCGGGTGCGTCACCGGCGACCGCATCAACGGCCTCGTCGACGGCATGTCCGGCTCCTG GTACATCAAGTTTGATACGTTTACTCCTGCAGCTGAGCGGGGGCTCCCGGTCACAAGGGTCATTAGCCGCATGACGCTGCAACAGATCCTTGCTCGAGCAGTTGGCGATGACGCTATATTGAATGGAAGCCATGTAGTCGATTTTACAGATGATGGCAGTAAG GTTACTGCCATATTGGAGGACGGTAGGATATTTGAAGGTGACCTTTTGGTTGGTGCCGATGGAATATGGTCAAAG GTGAGGAAGACACTATTCGGGCACTCAGATGCCACCTATTCAGGTTACACCTGCTACACTGGAATTGCAGATTTTGTGCCGCCTGATATCGATACGGTTGG GTACCGGGTATTTCTGGGCCACAAACAGTACTTCGTCTCTTCGGATGTCGGTGCCGGTAAAATGCAATGGTATGCTTTTCACAAGGAAGAGGCTGGTGGCACTGACCCTGAGAACG GCAAAAAGAAAAGATTGCTTGAGATATTTGATGGGTGGTGTGATAATGTCATCGATTTGGTAAACGCAACCGACGAAGAAGCGATTCTTCGCCGAGATATATACGACCGCCCACCTACTATAAATTGGGGGAAAGGTCGTGTCACCTTGCTCGGCGATTCTGTCCATGCTATGCAGCCAAATCTGGGTCAAGGTGGCTGCATGGCTATTGAG GATGGTTACCAGCTGGCCGTAGAACTAGAGAATGCCTGGCAAGAGAGTGTCAAGACTGGAACTCCTATGGACATAGTTTCCTCCTTGAGACG TTATGAGAAAGAGAGAAGGGTGCGTGTTGCTGTTATACATGGACTGGCAAGAATGGCAGCAATCATGGCTACCACCTATAGACCGTATTTGGGTGTTGGTCTAGGACCTTTATCG TTTTTGACCAAGTTGCGGATACCACACCCTGGAAGGGTTGGTGGCAGATTCTTCATCAAGTATGGAATGCCTGCTATGCTGAGCTGGGTGCTTGGTGGCAATAG CTCAAAGCTAGAAGGAAGACCTTTAAGCTGCCGACTTTCTGACAAG GCACATGACGAGCTTTATCGGTGGTTTGACGATGACGATGCGCTGGAACAAGCTATGGGTGGAGA ATGGTACCTCTTCGCAACAAGTGAAGCAAACAACAATAGCTTGCAGCAGCCCATTCGTTTAATTAGGGATGAGCAGAGGTCACTCTCTGTTGG CAGCCGGTCAGATGCTAATGACTCAGCTTCTTCCCTATCATTGCCCTTTCCACAG ATATCAGAAAGGCATGCTACTATCACGTGCAAGAATAAGGCTTTCTATCTGACTGATCTCGGGAGTGAACATGGTACCTGGATTACCGA CAATGAAGGTAGACGTTACCGCGTGCCACCAAACTTCCCGGTTCGTTTCCATCCTTCCGATGTCATTGAGTTTGGTTCCGATAAGAAG GCTATGTTCCGGGTGAAGGTGCTGAACACGCTCCCATACGAATCAGCAAGAAGTGGGAAGCAGCAGGGGCTGCAGCAAGAGCAAGTCCTCCAGGCAGCATGA
- the LOC103641704 gene encoding zeaxanthin epoxidase, chloroplastic isoform X4: MALLSATSPAKAHLSALLSCHDEPQQHQHALPVPHPRCFGGGKARRRARGRCAASMRPPDASVAPASAPAGEARRKKKPRVLVAGGGIGGLVFALAARRKGYDVTVFERDMSAVRGEGQYRGPIQIQSNALAALEAIDMSVAEEVMRVGCVTGDRINGLVDGMSGSWYIKFDTFTPAAERGLPVTRVISRMTLQQILARAVGDDAILNGSHVVDFTDDGSKVTAILEDGRIFEGDLLVGADGIWSKVRKTLFGHSDATYSGYTCYTGIADFVPPDIDTVGYRVFLGHKQYFVSSDVGAGKMQWYAFHKEEAGGTDPENGKKKRLLEIFDGWCDNVIDLVNATDEEAILRRDIYDRPPTINWGKGRVTLLGDSVHAMQPNLGQGGCMAIEDGYQLAVELENAWQESVKTGTPMDIVSSLRRYEKERRVRVAVIHGLARMAAIMATTYRPYLGVGLGPLSFLTKLRIPHPGRVGGRFFIKYGMPAMLSWVLGGNSSKLEGRPLSCRLSDKAHDELYRWFDDDDALEQAMGGEWYLFATSEANNNSLQQPIRLIRDEQRSLSVGRSDANDSASSLSLPFPQISERHATITCKNKAFYLTDLGSEHGTWITDNEGRRYRVPPNFPVRFHPSDVIEFGSDKKAMFRVKVLNTLPYESARSGKQQGLQQEQVLQAA; this comes from the exons ATGGCGTTGCTCTCCGCCACTTCGCCCGCCAAGGCGCACCTCTCGGCGCTCCTCTCCTGCCACGACGAGCCGCAGCAGCACCAACACGCGCTCCCGGTCCCGCACCCGCGCTGCTTCGGCGGCGGCAAGGCCAGGCGGCGCGCGCGGGGCAGGTGCGCGGCGTCAATGCGGCCGCCCGACGCGTCCGTCGCTCCCGCGTCCGCGCCCGCGGGCGAGGCGCGGCGGAAGAAGAAGCCCCGGGTGCTGGTGGCCGGCGGCGGCATCGGCGGGCTGGTGTTCGCGCTGGCGGCGCGGCGCAAGGGGTACGACGTGACGGTGTTCGAGCGCGACATGAGCGCGGTGCGCGGGGAGGGCCAGTACCGCGGGCCCATCCAGATCCAGAGCAACGCGCTGGCCGCGCTGGAGGCCATCGACATGTCCGTCGCCGAGGAGGTCATGCGCGTCGGGTGCGTCACCGGCGACCGCATCAACGGCCTCGTCGACGGCATGTCCGGCTCCTG GTACATCAAGTTTGATACGTTTACTCCTGCAGCTGAGCGGGGGCTCCCGGTCACAAGGGTCATTAGCCGCATGACGCTGCAACAGATCCTTGCTCGAGCAGTTGGCGATGACGCTATATTGAATGGAAGCCATGTAGTCGATTTTACAGATGATGGCAGTAAG GTTACTGCCATATTGGAGGACGGTAGGATATTTGAAGGTGACCTTTTGGTTGGTGCCGATGGAATATGGTCAAAG GTGAGGAAGACACTATTCGGGCACTCAGATGCCACCTATTCAGGTTACACCTGCTACACTGGAATTGCAGATTTTGTGCCGCCTGATATCGATACGGTTGG GTACCGGGTATTTCTGGGCCACAAACAGTACTTCGTCTCTTCGGATGTCGGTGCCGGTAAAATGCAATGGTATGCTTTTCACAAGGAAGAGGCTGGTGGCACTGACCCTGAGAACG GCAAAAAGAAAAGATTGCTTGAGATATTTGATGGGTGGTGTGATAATGTCATCGATTTGGTAAACGCAACCGACGAAGAAGCGATTCTTCGCCGAGATATATACGACCGCCCACCTACTATAAATTGGGGGAAAGGTCGTGTCACCTTGCTCGGCGATTCTGTCCATGCTATGCAGCCAAATCTGGGTCAAGGTGGCTGCATGGCTATTGAG GATGGTTACCAGCTGGCCGTAGAACTAGAGAATGCCTGGCAAGAGAGTGTCAAGACTGGAACTCCTATGGACATAGTTTCCTCCTTGAGACG TTATGAGAAAGAGAGAAGGGTGCGTGTTGCTGTTATACATGGACTGGCAAGAATGGCAGCAATCATGGCTACCACCTATAGACCGTATTTGGGTGTTGGTCTAGGACCTTTATCG TTTTTGACCAAGTTGCGGATACCACACCCTGGAAGGGTTGGTGGCAGATTCTTCATCAAGTATGGAATGCCTGCTATGCTGAGCTGGGTGCTTGGTGGCAATAG CTCAAAGCTAGAAGGAAGACCTTTAAGCTGCCGACTTTCTGACAAG GCACATGACGAGCTTTATCGGTGGTTTGACGATGACGATGCGCTGGAACAAGCTATGGGTGGAGA ATGGTACCTCTTCGCAACAAGTGAAGCAAACAACAATAGCTTGCAGCAGCCCATTCGTTTAATTAGGGATGAGCAGAGGTCACTCTCTGTTGG CCGGTCAGATGCTAATGACTCAGCTTCTTCCCTATCATTGCCCTTTCCACAG ATATCAGAAAGGCATGCTACTATCACGTGCAAGAATAAGGCTTTCTATCTGACTGATCTCGGGAGTGAACATGGTACCTGGATTACCGA CAATGAAGGTAGACGTTACCGCGTGCCACCAAACTTCCCGGTTCGTTTCCATCCTTCCGATGTCATTGAGTTTGGTTCCGATAAGAAG GCTATGTTCCGGGTGAAGGTGCTGAACACGCTCCCATACGAATCAGCAAGAAGTGGGAAGCAGCAGGGGCTGCAGCAAGAGCAAGTCCTCCAGGCAGCATGA
- the LOC103641704 gene encoding zeaxanthin epoxidase, chloroplastic isoform X1, protein MPTVLSTRRAASPETISLPSSRSSHSRTASPLHPVSRGNRALRLLAALRSPSAPRPRLRRRPGLPPARAGLAAAAAMPAPETKARILVAGGGIGGLVFALAARRKGFEVLVLERDVSAVRGEGRYRGPIQLQSNALAALEAVDAAAADEVMDAGCVTGDRVNGIVDGVSGSWYIKFDTFTPAAERGLPVTRVISRMTLQQILARAVGDDAILNGSHVVDFTDDGSKVTAILEDGRIFEGDLLVGADGIWSKVRKTLFGHSDATYSGYTCYTGIADFVPPDIDTVGYRVFLGHKQYFVSSDVGAGKMQWYAFHKEEAGGTDPENGKKKRLLEIFDGWCDNVIDLVNATDEEAILRRDIYDRPPTINWGKGRVTLLGDSVHAMQPNLGQGGCMAIEDGYQLAVELENAWQESVKTGTPMDIVSSLRRYEKERRVRVAVIHGLARMAAIMATTYRPYLGVGLGPLSFLTKLRIPHPGRVGGRFFIKYGMPAMLSWVLGGNSSKLEGRPLSCRLSDKAHDELYRWFDDDDALEQAMGGEWYLFATSEANNNSLQQPIRLIRDEQRSLSVGSRSDANDSASSLSLPFPQISERHATITCKNKAFYLTDLGSEHGTWITDNEGRRYRVPPNFPVRFHPSDVIEFGSDKKAMFRVKVLNTLPYESARSGKQQGLQQEQVLQAA, encoded by the exons ATGCCGACCGTGCTGAGCACAAGGCGGGCCGCATCGCCGGAGACGatctccctcccctcctctcgtTCCTCCCACTCTCGCACGGCGAGCCCGCTCCACCCCGTCTCCCGCGGCAACCGAGCGCTCCGTCTTCTCGCCGCGCTTCGCTCCCCGTCCGCGCCGCGGCCGCGGCTGAGGCGtaggcccggcctccctcccgcccgcgcggggctcgccgccgccgcggcaATGCCGGCGCCGGAGACCAAGGCGCGCATCCTGGTGGCCGGCGGCGGCATCGGCGGCCTGGTCTTCGCGCTCGCCGCCAGGCGGAAGGGGTTCGAGGTGCTGGTGCTGGAGCGGGACGTGAGCGCCGTCCGCGGGGAAGGGAGGTACCGCGGCCCGatccagctgcagagcaacgcgcTCGCCGCGCTCGAGGCCGTCGACGCCGCCGCGGCCGACGAGGTCATGGACGCCGGCTGCGTCACGGGGGACCGCGTCAACGGCATCGTTGACGGCGTTTCTGGCTCCTG GTACATCAAGTTTGATACGTTTACTCCTGCAGCTGAGCGGGGGCTCCCGGTCACAAGGGTCATTAGCCGCATGACGCTGCAACAGATCCTTGCTCGAGCAGTTGGCGATGACGCTATATTGAATGGAAGCCATGTAGTCGATTTTACAGATGATGGCAGTAAG GTTACTGCCATATTGGAGGACGGTAGGATATTTGAAGGTGACCTTTTGGTTGGTGCCGATGGAATATGGTCAAAG GTGAGGAAGACACTATTCGGGCACTCAGATGCCACCTATTCAGGTTACACCTGCTACACTGGAATTGCAGATTTTGTGCCGCCTGATATCGATACGGTTGG GTACCGGGTATTTCTGGGCCACAAACAGTACTTCGTCTCTTCGGATGTCGGTGCCGGTAAAATGCAATGGTATGCTTTTCACAAGGAAGAGGCTGGTGGCACTGACCCTGAGAACG GCAAAAAGAAAAGATTGCTTGAGATATTTGATGGGTGGTGTGATAATGTCATCGATTTGGTAAACGCAACCGACGAAGAAGCGATTCTTCGCCGAGATATATACGACCGCCCACCTACTATAAATTGGGGGAAAGGTCGTGTCACCTTGCTCGGCGATTCTGTCCATGCTATGCAGCCAAATCTGGGTCAAGGTGGCTGCATGGCTATTGAG GATGGTTACCAGCTGGCCGTAGAACTAGAGAATGCCTGGCAAGAGAGTGTCAAGACTGGAACTCCTATGGACATAGTTTCCTCCTTGAGACG TTATGAGAAAGAGAGAAGGGTGCGTGTTGCTGTTATACATGGACTGGCAAGAATGGCAGCAATCATGGCTACCACCTATAGACCGTATTTGGGTGTTGGTCTAGGACCTTTATCG TTTTTGACCAAGTTGCGGATACCACACCCTGGAAGGGTTGGTGGCAGATTCTTCATCAAGTATGGAATGCCTGCTATGCTGAGCTGGGTGCTTGGTGGCAATAG CTCAAAGCTAGAAGGAAGACCTTTAAGCTGCCGACTTTCTGACAAG GCACATGACGAGCTTTATCGGTGGTTTGACGATGACGATGCGCTGGAACAAGCTATGGGTGGAGA ATGGTACCTCTTCGCAACAAGTGAAGCAAACAACAATAGCTTGCAGCAGCCCATTCGTTTAATTAGGGATGAGCAGAGGTCACTCTCTGTTGG CAGCCGGTCAGATGCTAATGACTCAGCTTCTTCCCTATCATTGCCCTTTCCACAG ATATCAGAAAGGCATGCTACTATCACGTGCAAGAATAAGGCTTTCTATCTGACTGATCTCGGGAGTGAACATGGTACCTGGATTACCGA CAATGAAGGTAGACGTTACCGCGTGCCACCAAACTTCCCGGTTCGTTTCCATCCTTCCGATGTCATTGAGTTTGGTTCCGATAAGAAG GCTATGTTCCGGGTGAAGGTGCTGAACACGCTCCCATACGAATCAGCAAGAAGTGGGAAGCAGCAGGGGCTGCAGCAAGAGCAAGTCCTCCAGGCAGCATGA
- the LOC103641704 gene encoding zeaxanthin epoxidase, chloroplastic isoform X2: protein MPTVLSTRRAASPETISLPSSRSSHSRTASPLHPVSRGNRALRLLAALRSPSAPRPRLRRRPGLPPARAGLAAAAAMPAPETKARILVAGGGIGGLVFALAARRKGFEVLVLERDVSAVRGEGRYRGPIQLQSNALAALEAVDAAAADEVMDAGCVTGDRVNGIVDGVSGSWYIKFDTFTPAAERGLPVTRVISRMTLQQILARAVGDDAILNGSHVVDFTDDGSKVTAILEDGRIFEGDLLVGADGIWSKVRKTLFGHSDATYSGYTCYTGIADFVPPDIDTVGYRVFLGHKQYFVSSDVGAGKMQWYAFHKEEAGGTDPENGKKKRLLEIFDGWCDNVIDLVNATDEEAILRRDIYDRPPTINWGKGRVTLLGDSVHAMQPNLGQGGCMAIEDGYQLAVELENAWQESVKTGTPMDIVSSLRRYEKERRVRVAVIHGLARMAAIMATTYRPYLGVGLGPLSFLTKLRIPHPGRVGGRFFIKYGMPAMLSWVLGGNSSKLEGRPLSCRLSDKAHDELYRWFDDDDALEQAMGGEWYLFATSEANNNSLQQPIRLIRDEQRSLSVGRSDANDSASSLSLPFPQISERHATITCKNKAFYLTDLGSEHGTWITDNEGRRYRVPPNFPVRFHPSDVIEFGSDKKAMFRVKVLNTLPYESARSGKQQGLQQEQVLQAA, encoded by the exons ATGCCGACCGTGCTGAGCACAAGGCGGGCCGCATCGCCGGAGACGatctccctcccctcctctcgtTCCTCCCACTCTCGCACGGCGAGCCCGCTCCACCCCGTCTCCCGCGGCAACCGAGCGCTCCGTCTTCTCGCCGCGCTTCGCTCCCCGTCCGCGCCGCGGCCGCGGCTGAGGCGtaggcccggcctccctcccgcccgcgcggggctcgccgccgccgcggcaATGCCGGCGCCGGAGACCAAGGCGCGCATCCTGGTGGCCGGCGGCGGCATCGGCGGCCTGGTCTTCGCGCTCGCCGCCAGGCGGAAGGGGTTCGAGGTGCTGGTGCTGGAGCGGGACGTGAGCGCCGTCCGCGGGGAAGGGAGGTACCGCGGCCCGatccagctgcagagcaacgcgcTCGCCGCGCTCGAGGCCGTCGACGCCGCCGCGGCCGACGAGGTCATGGACGCCGGCTGCGTCACGGGGGACCGCGTCAACGGCATCGTTGACGGCGTTTCTGGCTCCTG GTACATCAAGTTTGATACGTTTACTCCTGCAGCTGAGCGGGGGCTCCCGGTCACAAGGGTCATTAGCCGCATGACGCTGCAACAGATCCTTGCTCGAGCAGTTGGCGATGACGCTATATTGAATGGAAGCCATGTAGTCGATTTTACAGATGATGGCAGTAAG GTTACTGCCATATTGGAGGACGGTAGGATATTTGAAGGTGACCTTTTGGTTGGTGCCGATGGAATATGGTCAAAG GTGAGGAAGACACTATTCGGGCACTCAGATGCCACCTATTCAGGTTACACCTGCTACACTGGAATTGCAGATTTTGTGCCGCCTGATATCGATACGGTTGG GTACCGGGTATTTCTGGGCCACAAACAGTACTTCGTCTCTTCGGATGTCGGTGCCGGTAAAATGCAATGGTATGCTTTTCACAAGGAAGAGGCTGGTGGCACTGACCCTGAGAACG GCAAAAAGAAAAGATTGCTTGAGATATTTGATGGGTGGTGTGATAATGTCATCGATTTGGTAAACGCAACCGACGAAGAAGCGATTCTTCGCCGAGATATATACGACCGCCCACCTACTATAAATTGGGGGAAAGGTCGTGTCACCTTGCTCGGCGATTCTGTCCATGCTATGCAGCCAAATCTGGGTCAAGGTGGCTGCATGGCTATTGAG GATGGTTACCAGCTGGCCGTAGAACTAGAGAATGCCTGGCAAGAGAGTGTCAAGACTGGAACTCCTATGGACATAGTTTCCTCCTTGAGACG TTATGAGAAAGAGAGAAGGGTGCGTGTTGCTGTTATACATGGACTGGCAAGAATGGCAGCAATCATGGCTACCACCTATAGACCGTATTTGGGTGTTGGTCTAGGACCTTTATCG TTTTTGACCAAGTTGCGGATACCACACCCTGGAAGGGTTGGTGGCAGATTCTTCATCAAGTATGGAATGCCTGCTATGCTGAGCTGGGTGCTTGGTGGCAATAG CTCAAAGCTAGAAGGAAGACCTTTAAGCTGCCGACTTTCTGACAAG GCACATGACGAGCTTTATCGGTGGTTTGACGATGACGATGCGCTGGAACAAGCTATGGGTGGAGA ATGGTACCTCTTCGCAACAAGTGAAGCAAACAACAATAGCTTGCAGCAGCCCATTCGTTTAATTAGGGATGAGCAGAGGTCACTCTCTGTTGG CCGGTCAGATGCTAATGACTCAGCTTCTTCCCTATCATTGCCCTTTCCACAG ATATCAGAAAGGCATGCTACTATCACGTGCAAGAATAAGGCTTTCTATCTGACTGATCTCGGGAGTGAACATGGTACCTGGATTACCGA CAATGAAGGTAGACGTTACCGCGTGCCACCAAACTTCCCGGTTCGTTTCCATCCTTCCGATGTCATTGAGTTTGGTTCCGATAAGAAG GCTATGTTCCGGGTGAAGGTGCTGAACACGCTCCCATACGAATCAGCAAGAAGTGGGAAGCAGCAGGGGCTGCAGCAAGAGCAAGTCCTCCAGGCAGCATGA